From a single Gammaproteobacteria bacterium genomic region:
- the rsmI gene encoding 16S rRNA (cytidine(1402)-2'-O)-methyltransferase, producing MSVSSDKRAILYIVATPIGNYADFSPRAREVLAGADVIAAEDTRHSARLLQHMGISTPCVAYHEHNERTMCDKLVGQLLAGTSVALISDAGTPMISDPGYHLVRAAQEAGIPVSAIPGPSALVTALSVSGLPSDRFIFEGFLPSKSGTRRNRLQELAAETRTLIFYESPHRILDSLTDMATIFGAEREGVIARELTKTYETVRRAPLGELQQWVAADHEQQLGEIVVLIHGAPNRPVQEIDPESARILAILNAELPLKQAASLTAEITGLKKNALYKYGLGVGEKDE from the coding sequence GTGTCTGTGAGCAGCGACAAACGCGCAATCTTATATATAGTGGCGACTCCCATTGGCAACTACGCCGATTTTTCGCCGCGCGCCCGCGAGGTGCTGGCCGGCGCGGACGTCATCGCCGCCGAAGATACCCGCCACAGCGCCCGATTATTGCAACACATGGGGATAAGCACGCCCTGCGTCGCCTATCACGAACATAACGAACGCACCATGTGCGACAAACTGGTCGGGCAACTGCTGGCCGGCACCTCCGTCGCCCTGATCAGCGACGCCGGCACCCCGATGATCAGCGACCCCGGTTATCACCTGGTGCGGGCGGCGCAAGAAGCGGGGATTCCGGTCAGCGCCATCCCCGGGCCGAGTGCCCTGGTCACCGCATTATCCGTCTCCGGCCTGCCCAGCGATCGCTTCATTTTCGAAGGATTTTTACCGTCTAAATCCGGCACCCGCCGCAATCGGCTGCAAGAACTCGCCGCCGAAACCCGTACCCTGATTTTCTACGAAAGCCCCCACCGCATTCTCGATAGCCTGACGGACATGGCCACAATCTTCGGCGCCGAGCGCGAAGGCGTCATCGCCCGCGAGCTGACCAAGACGTATGAAACTGTCCGCCGCGCACCATTGGGGGAATTGCAGCAATGGGTGGCGGCTGATCATGAGCAACAGCTGGGTGAAATCGTGGTGCTGATTCATGGTGCCCCCAACCGGCCAGTGCAGGAAATCGATCCGGAATCCGCCCGCATACTGGCCATTCTGAACGCCGAGCTGCCCCTCAAGCAAGCCGCCTCCCTCACCGCCGAGATTACCGGCCTCAAGAAGAATGCTTTATATAAGTATGGGTTGGGAGTGGGTGAAAAGGATGAATAA
- a CDS encoding SEC-C domain-containing protein, which yields MVKLPELPFRITDAGDEHRLVAEALRHRKPYELCWCGSGRKFKKCHRFREQERALSLGQMLDEQERVFWKNRGCMHLYASEAVCAGKVVDAHTIQRKGPLQKITGSDNHVCHLTGSPGQGIVVEEIGWKKASTFPGYCAKHDSEVFDVLERVPFTGSHEQCVLQAYRNVCNELYKKRALLESLEYQRNVIDRGCDIDEQINRQLSVAQNIAGQTKSRDELEVLWHKFKDVVARRQYDRFLSKCYFFKGDLCITSSGALHTEFDFRGKVLIDMWDLSVDAEMLSHSIMATDDGGAIVFTWSADQKSPASVVSSFDEVADDHKGDIFVQYCFLNCENTYFSKAWWERLGHSRQEQLKRFAAALFYEGGAFVANQDRLVDWSFRT from the coding sequence GTGGTAAAGCTACCCGAACTGCCTTTCAGGATCACAGATGCGGGAGATGAACACCGGCTCGTCGCAGAAGCCCTCCGACATAGAAAGCCGTATGAACTCTGTTGGTGCGGATCCGGCCGGAAATTTAAGAAGTGCCATCGATTTCGAGAGCAAGAGAGGGCGCTGTCTCTCGGACAGATGCTGGATGAGCAGGAACGTGTTTTCTGGAAGAATCGAGGCTGCATGCATCTGTACGCGTCTGAAGCTGTCTGCGCAGGGAAGGTGGTCGATGCGCATACGATCCAGAGAAAGGGTCCACTGCAGAAGATTACAGGTAGTGACAACCATGTTTGCCATCTGACGGGGTCGCCAGGACAAGGAATCGTCGTCGAAGAGATTGGCTGGAAAAAGGCTTCGACCTTTCCGGGATACTGTGCAAAGCACGATTCCGAAGTCTTCGATGTTCTTGAGCGAGTTCCATTCACGGGTTCTCACGAGCAATGTGTTCTTCAGGCATACCGCAATGTGTGTAACGAACTCTATAAGAAACGCGCCCTGTTAGAGTCGCTTGAATATCAGCGCAACGTCATCGATCGCGGATGCGATATTGATGAGCAAATTAACAGGCAACTGTCAGTTGCGCAAAACATTGCCGGACAAACAAAATCTAGGGACGAGCTCGAAGTTCTTTGGCACAAGTTTAAGGATGTCGTTGCACGACGACAATACGATCGCTTCTTAAGTAAGTGCTACTTTTTCAAAGGAGACTTGTGCATCACAAGTTCAGGCGCCTTACATACTGAGTTTGACTTTCGCGGCAAGGTACTCATCGATATGTGGGATTTAAGCGTGGATGCAGAAATGCTATCACACTCGATAATGGCTACTGACGACGGCGGTGCGATCGTATTCACTTGGTCAGCTGACCAGAAATCGCCTGCATCAGTGGTTTCCAGTTTTGATGAGGTGGCGGACGATCATAAGGGCGATATCTTCGTTCAGTATTGTTTTCTGAACTGCGAAAACACTTACTTTTCCAAAGCATGGTGGGAACGATTAGGTCACTCGCGTCAGGAGCAACTCAAGCGCTTCGCAGCAGCCCTGTTCTATGAGGGAGGAGCCTTCGTTGCTAACCAAGATCGGTTAGTGGACTGGAGCTTCAGGACTTAA